Proteins found in one Amblyraja radiata isolate CabotCenter1 chromosome 15, sAmbRad1.1.pri, whole genome shotgun sequence genomic segment:
- the LOC116980957 gene encoding zinc finger protein 239-like, translated as MKDHMTGHNKEKRYECDVCGKPWQNLSELEAHRQVHTGERPFDCSECGKSFKMMKHLKIHWRVHTGEKPYGCSTCGKSFADSSGLQVHQRVHSIDRPFTCSNCGKRYKSSSNLKRHRRMHTGEWPYTCSDCGKRFKMMKHLKIHCRVHTGEKPYGCSTCGKSFSDSTGLQGHQRVHSSERPFACSDCGKCYKSSSNLKSHRRMHTGEWPYTCSVCGKGFKMVKHLKIHWHVHMSEKPYGCSTCGKTFIQSSGLQVHRRVHSGERPFTCSDCGKGFKSSSNLKRHRRMHTGERPYTCSVCGKGFTQSNSLLVHQRTHASERPYTCSHCGKGFTRSTSLLSHQWCTPATIPSPSCPQS; from the exons atgaaggaccacatgacggggcacaacaaggagaagcgttatgagtgtgacgtgtgtggcaagccCTGGCAGAACTTGAGCGAGCTGGAGGCCCACCGGCAggtgcacacaggagaacgccccttcgactgctcggagtgcggcaagagcttcaagatgaTGAAACACCTGAAGATCCACTGGCGGGTTCACacaggcgagaagccctatggctgctccacctgtggcaagagctttgccgACTCGTCGGGGCTGCAGGTGCACCAGCGGGTACACAGCATTgaccggcccttcacctgctccaactgTGGCAAACGCTACAAGTCATCATCGAACCTGAAGCGCCACAGGCGCATGCACACCGGGGagtggccctacacctgcagcgactgcggcaagcgtTTCAAGATGATGAAACACCTGAAGATCCACTGTCGGGTTCACacaggcgagaagccctatggctgctccacctgtggcaagagcttttCCGACTCGACAGGGCTGCAGgggcaccagcgggtgcacagcagtgagcggcccttcgcctgctccgactgtggcaaatGCTACAAGTCGTCATCTAACCTGAAGAGCCACAGGCGCATGCACACCGGGGagtggccctacacctgcagcgtctgcggcaagggcttcaaaaTGGTGAAACATCTGAAGATCCACTGGCATGTGCACAtgagcgagaagccctatggctgttccacctgcggcaagacctTTATCCAGTCGTCGGGGCTGCaggtgcaccggcgggtgcacagcggtGAGCGGCCCTTtacctgctccgactgtggcaaaggcttcaagtcgtcgtcGAACCTGAAGAGGCACAGACgcatgcacaccggggagcggccctacacctgcagcgtatgcggtaagggcttcacccagtccaacagcctgctggtgcaccagcgcacccacgccagcgagcgcccctacacctgcagccaCTGCGGTAAGGGTTTCACCCGCTCCACCAGCCTGCTCTCGCACCAGTGGTGCACACCAGCGACCATCCCTTCCC CAAGTTGTCCACAGAGCTGA